The genomic region GGAGATCGACGTGCTCGACTCCTCCGCGCCCGACGTCGTACGACGCGCGATCGAGGACCGCCTCGGCGAGACCGTCGTGGTCGTCTCCTCCAAGTCCGGCGGCACGGTGGAGACCGACAGCCAGCGCCGCGCCTACGAGCAGGCCTTCCGCGACGCGGGCATCGACCCCGCTGAGCGGATCGTCGTCGTCACCGACCCCGGCTCGCCGCTGGAGCAGTCGGCCCGCGAGGCCGGCTACCGGGTCTTCCTCGCCGATCCGGAGGTGGGCGGGCGCTACTCCGCGCTCACCGCCTTCGGGCTGGTGCCCAGCGGTCTTGCCGGCGCGGACATCGCCGGTCTGCTCGACCAGGCCGAGTCGGTGCGCCCCGCCCTCGAGAAGGACAGCGCCGACAACCCCGGGCTCGTGCTCGGCTCCCTGCTGGGGGCGGCCAACCTGTCCGGGGTCGACAAGCTCGCGCTGGCCGGTGCCGGGGGCAGCTACCCCGGCCTCGGCGACTGGGTCGAGCAGCTGGTGGCCGAGTCCACCGGCAAGGACGGCCACGGCATCCTCCCGGTCGTCGTCGGCTCGCTCGAGGCCGCCGCCGAGACCACCCGGCACGCCGACGTCCTGCTCGCGACGTACGGCGCGGACAGCGACGCCGCTGCTGCGGTGGAGGTGGTCTCCGGCTGGAGCGCCCACCTCGACCTGCCGCTCGGCGCGCAGATGCTGGTCTGGGAGTACGCCACCGCCGTCGCCGGCCGGGTGATGGGCATCAACCCCTTCGACCAGCCCGACGTGGAGAGCGCGAAGGCCGCCGCACGCAGCATGCTCGACGGTGCCGCATCCTCCCCCGCCCCGGTCTTCACCGACGGGCCGGTCACCGTCTACGCCTCCGACGGCTGGCTGCCCGACGGCACCGAGACCGTCGCCGACGCGGTGGCCGCCCTGCTGGCCACCCTCGACCCCACCCACGGCTATCTCGCCGTCCAGGCCTACCTCGACCGGCACCTCGACGCCGCGCTGGCCGAGACCCGCGACCGGCTGGCGGTGCGCACCGGTCGTCCGGTGACGTTCGGCTGGGGCCCGCGTTTCCTGCACTCGACGGGGCAGTACCACAAGGGCGGACCGGCGACCGGGGTGTTCCTCCAGGTCACCTCCGCCCCCGCCGCCGACCTCGCCGTGCCGGGTCGCTCCTTCACCTTCCAGGAGTTCATCACCGCCCAGGCGGTCGGTGACGGCCAGGTGCTGGCCGGCCACGGTCGCCCGGTGCTGCGGCTGCACGTGGAGTCACCCGCCGGGCTCGACGTCGTACGCGCGGCGCTCGGCTGAGGGCGGGCGCGCGATGACCTGGCAGAACCCGCTGCGGGATCCCCGGGACCGGCGCCTGCCCCGCATCGCGGGCCCGTGCGGCCTGGTGCTGTTCGGCGTCACCGGCGATCTGTCGCGCAAGAAGCTGATGCCGGCGATCTACGACCTCGCCAACCGAGGTCTGCTGCCGCCCGGCTTCAGCCTGGTGGGCTTCGCCCGCCGCGACTGGGCCGACCAGGACTTCGCCCAGATCGTGCACGACTCGGTCAAGGAGCACGCACGCACCGAGTTCCGCGAGGAGGTCTGGGAGCAGCTCTCCGAGGGCGTGCGCTTCGTGCCCGGCTCCTTCGACGACCCCGAGGCGTTCGAGCGGCTGCGTAGGACCGTCGACGAGCTCGACGCGGCCCGCGGCACCGACGGCAACCACGCCTTCTACCTCGCGATCCCGCCGGGCTCCTTCGGCACCGTCGCGCAGCGCCTCCAGCAGCACGGGCTCGCCGACGCACCCGACGGCTCCTGGCGCCGGGTGGTGGTCGAGAAGCCCTTCGGACACGACCTGGAGTCCGCGCGCGAGCTGGACCGCGCTCTGAGCGAGGTCTTCCCCGAGGACTCGATCTTCCGCATCGACCACTACCTCGGCAAGGAGACGGTGCAGAACATCCTCGCGATCCGCTTCGCGAACAGCATCTTCGAGCCGGTCTGGAACGCCAACTACGTCGACCACGTGCAGATCACCATGGCCGAGGACGGCGGGATCGGCGGACGCGCCGGCTACTACGACGGCATCGGTGCCGCTCGCGACGTGATCCAGAACCACCTGCTCCAGCTGATGGCGCTGGTCGCGATGGAGGAGCCGCCCGCCTTCGACGCCGACACCCTGCGCCTGGAGAAGGAGAAGCTGCTCTCCTCGATCGAGCTCCCCCGCCGTCTGGACCTCACCACCGCCCGCGGCCAGTACGTCGGCGGCTGGGCCGGCGGGCGGAAGGTGTCGGGCTTCCTGGAGGAGGAGGGGATGCCGGCCGGCTCCACCACCGAGTCGTACGCCGCGGTCACCCTGCACGTCGAGAACCGCCGCTGGGCCGGGGTCCCGTTCTACCTGCGCACCGGCAAGCGCCTGGGGCGCCGCGTCACCGAGGTGGCGGTGGTCTTCAAGCGCGCGCCGCACCTGCCGTTCAGCGAGAGCTCGACCGAGGAGCTCACCCAGAACGCGATCGTGATTCGGGTCCAGCCCGACGAGGGCATGACCGTGCGGTTCGGCTCCAAGGTGCCCGGCACCACGCTGGAGATCCGCGACGTGTCGATGGACTTCGCCTACGGCGGCTCCTTCACCGAGGCCTCCCCGGAGGCCTACGAGCGGCTGATCCTCGACGTCCTGCTCGGCGACCCGCCGCTGTTCCCCCGTCACCGGGAGGTCGAGCTGTCCTGGCAGATCCTCGACCCCGTGCTGGAGGCCTGGGCGAGGAAGGGCGAGCCGGACCCCTACCCGGCCGGCAGCTGGGGACCGGAGTCCGCCGACGCGATGCTGGCGCGCGACGGTCGCGTCTGGCGCCGGCCGTGAGGAAGGGGCGAGCATGATCGAGCTGACCGACACCACCTCCTCGGCGATCGCCGCGGAGTTCGTGCGTGCCCGCACCCGGGCCGGCAGCCCGGCGATGGGCATGGTGATGACACTGGTGGTCCTGGTCGACGAGGACGACGCCGAGGACGCCATGCGGGTCGCCCGCCAGGCCTCCCACGAGCACCCCGCCCGGGTGCTCGGCGTGATCATCGGCGACGGCCGGGGCCGCGGCAGCGTGGACGCCCAGGTCGGCATCGGCTCCGGCTGGAGCGGGGAGACCGCGCTCATCCGGCTCGGCGGCGAGGTCACCCGACACCCCGAGTCCGTGGTCCTGCCGCTGCTGCTGCCCGACTCCCCCGTCGTCGCGTGGTGGCCGACCGACGCCCCCGAGGACCCCGCGGCCGATCCGCTGGGAGCCCTCGCCACACGACGGATCACCGACAGCGCGAGCGCCACGAAGGCGCGCACGGTCGCCCTGCAGCGCCAGTGCGCGTCGTACACGCGCGGCAACACCGACCTGGCCTGGACCCGGCTCACGCCGTGGCGGGCGCTGCTCGCCGGCGCCCTGGACCAGCAGCACCTCACCGTCACCGGCGCGCTGGTCGGGGCCGAGCGGCACAACCCGAGCGCCGACCTGCTCGCCGCCTGGCTGGGCAGCCGGCTGAAGGTGGACGTCGAGCGGCGGGCCACCGACGGCCCCGGGATCACCGAGGTCGAGCTCGAGACCCGGCAGGGGCCGATCCGGCTGGACCGTCCCGACGGGCGGCTGGCGACGTTCACCTCCCCGGGGCGCCCGGACCGTCCGACCGCGCTGCGTCGCCGCGACCTGCCCGCGCTGCTCGCCGAGGAGCTGCGGCGCCTCGACGAGGACGAGGTGTACGCCGAGACCGCCGAGCACGTGCTCCAGAGCGGGCGGGAGCGGGCATGACCGAGGCCCGGCTGGTCCGCCACGAGGACGCCGCCACGCTGGCCACCGCCGTCGCCCGGGCGCTGCTGGAGCGGCTGGCCGCCGTACAGGCCGAGGGGCGTGAGCCCCAGGTGGTGCTGACCGGCGGCACCATCGCCCGCGAGGTGCACCGCGAGGTCGCCCGGCTCACCCCCGGCTCGGGCGTCGACTGGTCACGGGTCGTCGTCTGGTGGGGCGACGAGCGGTTCGTCCCCGCCGAGGACCCCGAGCGCAACGCCGGCCAGGCACACGCCGACCTGCTCGACCACGTCCCGGTCGACGCGGCGAAGGTGTTCGCGATGGCCTCCACCGACACCGCCGTCACCGCCGAGGAGGGCGCGGACGTCTATGCCGCCCAGCTCGCCGCTCACTGCCCCGACGGCTTCGACGTGGTGATGCTCGGCCTGGGCCCCGACGCCCACGTCGCCTCGCTCTTCCCTGGCCAGCCCGCGCTGGACGTGACCGGCCGGGCGGCCGTCGCCGTCCACGACTCCCCCAAGCCGCCGCCGACCCGGATCAGCCTCACCTTCGACGCGCTCGCCCGCGCCCGGGCGGTGTGGCTGCTGGTCAGCGGCGAGGGCAAGGCCGACGCCGTGGCGCAGGCGCTGGCCACCCCGCGCCCCGCGCGCCACGACGTACCCGCTGCCTGGGTCGGCGGCACCGACGAGACGGTGTTCCACCTCGATCTCCCCGCCGCCTCCCGCCTCCCCTGACCCCACCCCCCTCCGCCGAGTCGGCGCCAATGGTGGCGCGAGTCGGGCCGTGTGGTCTGCCCAGTCGGCGCCAATGGCGGAGCTCTCCACAGGACGGGCCGAACCGAGTACGAAGGCGCCTTCATCCGTCGCAGCGTGTCCCCATGGACCTCGAAACCACGCTCGCCCAGGGCACGCTCGACGGGAGCTTCCCGCTCCCGCCCGACACGCCGTTCACCTACGCCACCGCGATCGCGGCGGGCCTCAGCAGACACACCTTGCGGGTGCTCGTCGAGGCACGCGTGCTGCGACGCCCCGTCAAGGGCGTGTACGTCGCGGCGGCACTGCCGGACTCGCTCTCCTTGCGGGCAGCCTGCCTCGCCCTCGTCGTACCGCCCGACGCCGTCGTGGTCGACCGGCACGCCGGCTGGTTGCTGGGCGCCGAGATGGTCCTCGCCCCCGGCGAGCACCTCGACCTGCGCCCGCTGTCACTCTTCCGGCCGGCCGGGCACGGCCGCTGCCGCAACGACCTCTCGCGCAGCGGCGAGCGCAACCTCCGCCCGGACGACATCTGCGAGCTGAACGGACTCCGGGTGACCACCCCTCTGCGAACGGCATGGGACCTCGGCCGGGTGCGCTGGACCGACGAGGCGATCACCGGGCTGGACGCGATGTTCCGCCTCCGGGTCTTCGAGCGCGACGAGTTCCTCGCCGGCATCCGACGGTTCCGCGGGATGCGCTGGGTCCGTACCCTGCGCGCGATCGGCCCCCTCGCCGACCCGCGTGCTGAGTCACCGCCGGAGTCGGTGCTGCGTCTGCGCTGCATCGAGCTCGGTCTCACCAAAGTCGAGCCACAGGTCGAGGTGTGGGACGACGACCGCTTCCTTGCGCGCCTCGACCTCGCCGAACGCCGCCGCCGCTTCGCTTTCGAGTACGACGGCGCACTGTGGCACTACGGCCCGGAGGCGCAGGAGCGCGATGCCCGCAGACGCAAGCGCGTCGCCGAGGACGGCTGGCTGGTGGAGGTCTTCCGCGCGGAGGACGTGTTCGGAAGAAGTGCCGACTGCGAGCGGCGCATGCAGGAGCTCGTCCGGGCCGCTGAGACCCGCTCTCGCAGCACCCGGAGCGCCTGATCGCGCCATTGGCGCCGACTCGCACCGCCATACGCGCCGACTGGGACAACCACACGCGCCGACTCGCGCAACCACAAACGCCGAGTCGGCGCGCCAGTGGCGCCGACTCGGCGTTCGAGTGGGTGATGCGGTGCTGCGGGGGCGACCTAGAAGATCAGGTCGCCGGACTTGCGGCGGGTGCGAAGCAGCTTGAGCGCCTCGTCGAGGATGTCGGCCGCCTCCTTGTCGGAGCGCCGTTCCTTCACATACGCGAGGTGCGTCTTGTAGGGCTCGTTCTTCGGAGCCGGGGGCGGGTTCGCCGCATCCTGGCTCGCGGGCAGCCCGCACTTGGGGCAGTCCCACGCCTCGGGGACCACTGCCTCGATCGCGAAGGCCACGACGGAGTGGTGGGCGTTCGAGCAGTGGTACGTCACCGTCTGGCGAGCGGCTGCCTCACCCCGCTCCGCCTCGCCCATCGGGCCGGCACCCACCCGGCTGCCACGGATTGCGCTTCCTCCACCTGCCACGGACGACGTCTCCTCAAGCTCTAGTCACGATGGTGCCGAGTGGTTGTTGCGGACTCAGGGGTAGGCGAGCAGCAGGCCGAGTGCGATCACGCACGCGAACCAGATGACGCCGACGCCGACCGTGAACCGGTCGAGGTTGCGCTCAGCGACCGACGAGCCGCCCAGCGAGCTGGACACGCCGCCGCCGAACATGTCGGAGAGGCCGCCGCCGCGACCCTTGTGCAGGAGCACGAGGAGGATCATCAGCGCGCTCGCGATCACGAGCAGGACGGAGAGGACGGTAGTCACAGTGTGAAATCCTACGTCACCGACCGCCGGTCACAGGACCGGCATGTCGTAGAAGCGGCAGATTCCGCCGAACTCCTCCGCCTGGAGGCTCGCGCCCCCGACGAGAGCGCCGTCGACGTCCTCCTTGACCATGATCCCCGCGACGTTGGCGGCCTTGACCGACCCGCCGTACAGCACGCGTACGCCGTCGGCCGCGGCGTCGCCGTGGACCTCGCGGATCCGGGCGCGGATCGCGCCGCACACCTCCTGCGCGTCGTCGGGCGTGGCGACCTCGCCGGTGCCGATCGCCCAGACCGGCTCGTAGGCGATGACCAGGCCGGCGACCTGCTCGGCGGTGAAGCCGTCCAGGGAGCCGTCGACCTGCGCGAGGGTGTAGGCGACCTGGTCGCCGGCGCGGCGGACCTCGAGGCCCTCGCCGACGCACACGATCGGCGTCATGCCCGCCGCGTGGGCGGCGTGCGCCTTCGCCGCGACGACGGCGTCGGTCTCGGCGTGGTACTCACGCCGCTCCGAGTGGCCGACGACGACGTAGGAGCAGCCGAGCTTGGCCAGCATGCCGGCCGAGATCTCGCCGGTGTAGGCGCCCGACTCGTGGACCGAGACGTCCTGGGCGCCGTACTTCACCTTGAGCCGGTCACCGTCGACCAGCGTCTGCACGGAGCGCAGATCGGTGAACGGGGGAACCACGACGACCTCGGCCTTGTCGAAGTCGTGACGCTTGTCGGTGAGGGTCCAGGCCAGCTTCTGCACCAGGACCACCGCCTCCTGGTGGTTCAGGTTCATCTTCCAGTTGCCCGCCATCAGCGGGACACGGGCAGCAGACTTCGCCATGGGTGTCAGTCCTCCAGGACCTTGATGCCGGGCAGTTCCTTGCCCTCGAGGTACTCGAGGCTGGCGCCGCCGCCGGTGGAGATGTGGCCGAACGCGGACTCCTCGAAGCCGAGCGTGCGCACGGCTGCCGCGGAGTCGCCGCCGCCGACGACCGAGAGGCCCTCGACCTTGGTCAGCGCCTCGGCGACCGCACGGGTGCCGGAGGCGAACTCCTCGACCTCGAAGACGCCCATCGGGCCGTTCCAGAACACGGTGCGTGCGTCGGCGAGCGCCGCGGCGAAGGCCGCGCCCGACTCCGGGCCGATGTCCAGGCCGAGGGCATCGGCCGGGATGTCGGTGGCGGCGACCACCCGGGGCTGCGGCGCGGCCGCACCCGTCGGGAACGTCGTGTCCACCACGATGTCGGTCGGGAGCACCAGCTCGACACCGGTCTGCTCGGCGCGCTCGAGGTAGGAGCGGCACACGTCGAGCTGGTCGGCCTCGAGCAGGCTCTTGCCGACCTCGTGGCCCTGGGCCTTGAGGAAGGTGAAGACCATGCCGCCGCCGATGAGCAGCTTGTCGGCCTTGCCGAGCAGGTTGTCGATCACGCCGAGCTTGTCGGAGACCTTCGAGCCGCCGAGGACGACCACGTAGGGCCGCTCCGGGGTCTCGGTCAGGCGACGCAGCACGTCGACCTCCGCCTGCACCAGCCCGCCCATGGCGTGCGGGAGGCGCTGGGCGACGTCGTACACCGAGGCCTGCTTGCGGTGTACGACGCCGAAGCCGTCGGAGACGAACGCGTCGGCGAGGCCGGCGAGCTGGTCCGCGAACGCGGCACGCTCGGCCTCGTCCTTGCTGGTCTCGCCCGGGTTGAACCGGACGTTCTCCAGCACGGCGACCTGGCCGTCGGCGAGGCCGGCGACCGTGGACCGGGCGGACTCCCCGACCGTGTCGGTCGCGAAGGCGACGTCCTGGCCGAGCAGCTCGCCGAGGCGGGCCGCGACCGGGCGCAGGGAGTAGCGGTCGTCGGGGGCACCCTTCGGACGGCCGAGGTGCGCCGTCACGACCACCCGGGCGCCGGCCTCGGCGAGCGCACGGATGGTCGGGACGCTGGCGCGGATCCGGCCGTCGTCGGTGATGGTGGTGCCGTCGAGCGGGACGTTGAGGTCGGAGCGGACCAGGACGCGCTTGCCCTGGACACCCTGCTCGATCAACGAGGCGAGCGTGCCGTTGTCAGTCATGCCTCAGAGGGTCTTGCCGACGTAGTCGATCAGGTCGGCGAGGCGGTTGGAGTAGCCCCACTCGTTGTCGTACCAGCCGACGACCTTGACCTGGTTGCCGATGACCTTGGTCAGCGGGGCGTCGAAGATGCACGACGCCGGGTCGGTGACGATGTCGGAGGAGACGATCGGCGCGTCGGAGTAGCGCAGGAAGCGACCGTCCGCGGCCTTCTTGATCACGGCGTTGACCTCCTCGACGGTGGTCTCGCGGCCGGCCTCGAAGGTGAGGTCGGTGGCGGAGCCGGTCGGGGTCGGGACGCGCAGCGCGTAGCCGTCCAGCTTGCCCTTGAGCTCGGGCAGGACCAGGCCGATGGCCTTGGCCGCACCGGTCGAGGTCGGGACGATGTTGATCGCGGCGGCGCGGGCGCGGCGCAGGTCCTTGTGGATGTTGTCCTGCAGGTTCTGGTCCGCGGTGTAGGCGTGGATCGTGGTCATCAGACCCTTCACGATCCCGAACTCCTCGTGGAGCGCCTTGGCCATCGGGCCGAGGCAGTTCGTGGTGCACGAGGCGTTGGAGATGACGTGGTGGTTCGCCGGGTCGTAGTCCTCGTGGTTCACACCCATCACCACGGTGATGTCCTCGTTGGAGGCGGGCGCGGAGATGATGACCTTCTTGGCGCCGGCGTCGATGTGCGCCTTGGCCTTGGTGGCGTCGGTGAAGAAGCCGGTGGACTCGACGACGACGTCGACGCCCAGCTCGCCCCACTTGAGGTTGGCCGGGTCGCGCTCGGCGGAGACCTTGATCTCCTGGTCGCCGACCTTGATGGCGTCCTCGGTCGAGGAGACCTCGGCGTCCAGACGGCCCAGGATCGAGTCGTACTTCAGCAGGTGGGCCAGGCTGGCGGTGTCGGTGAGGTCGTTGACGCCCACGATCTCGATGTCGAGACCCGACGCGCGCACGGCGCGGAAGAAGTTGCGGCCGATGCGGCCGAATCCGTTGATGCCTACTCGAACGGTCACTGCGAAGACTCCTCGGAACGCTGGTGTCACGCGCGGGGCGCGATGGTCGGGCCGCGACGCGGTGTTCGCCGTCACGGTCGCCCCGAGCCTATCGCTATCCCGCGACGCTGCGGACCGGGGTGCTCACCCCTCGTCGGCGAGCATGTCCGCGGTCAGGGAGGCCTCGGTGTCGGGGATGCCGAGCTCCTCCGCACGCTTGTCCGCCATCGCCAGCAGCCGACGGATCCGGCCGGCGATGGCGTCCTTGGTGAGCACGGGGTCGTGCAGCTGCCCGAGCTCCTCCAACGAGGCCTGCTTGTGCTCGAGGCGCAGGGCGCCGGCCAGCTTGAGGTGGTCGGGGATCTCCTCGCCGAGGATCTCCATCGCGCGCTCCACCCGGGCTCCGGCGGCGACCGCCGCGCGGGCCGAGCGGCGCAGGTTGGCGTCGTCGAAGTTCGCCAGCCGGTTGGCGGTCGCCCGCACCTCGCGGCGCATCCGGCGCTCCTCCCAGGCCATCAGCGACTCGTGCGCGCCGACCCGGGTCAGGAGCTGGCCGATCGCGTCACCGTCGCGGATCACCACCCGGTCGACACCGCGGACCTCGCGGGCCTTGGCCTGGATGCCCACCCGGCGGGCGACACCGACGAGCGCGAGGGCCGCCTCGGGCCCCGGGCAGGTCACCTCGAGGGAGGACGAACGGCCCGGTTCGGTCAGCGAGCCGTGGGCGAGGAACGCCCCGCGCCACGCGGCGACGGCGTCGCAGGCTCCTCCGGACACGACGGCCGGTGGCAGGCCCCGGACGGGCCGGCCGCGCTGGTCCAGCAGCCCGGTCTGGCGGGCGAGAGCCTCGCCGTCCTTGACGATGCGCACCAGGTAGCGGCTGCCCTTGCGCAGCCCGCTGCCCTGCACCATCACCACGTCGGCCTGGTGGCCGTAGACCTCGAGGACGTCGGTACGCAGCCGGCGCGCGGCCGCCCCGGTGTCGAGCTCGGCCTCGAGCACGACACGACCGCTCACGATGTGCAGACCACCCGCGAAACGCAGCAGCGAGGCGACCTCCGCCTTGCGGCAACAGGTCTTCGTGATCTGGGTGTTGGCCAGTTCTGCCTTGACCTGTCCCGTCATCGCCATGGGCCAGATCCTCCCACGCGAGTCAATCGATCGGGACACTGACATGGGGGATGTCCAGCCCTGCCCGCACGCCGCGAGCGTGGCGCGTGACCGGGCCCACGCGGCGTGCGGCCGGCGCGGGCGCAGGGGGCGAGTGCTCAGCGACCCTCGATGATCCGGGCGAACGCGGCGGCGAGCTTGGCGGGGTCGTGACGCGGCGAGCCGTCGTCCGCCGCGACGTCGGCGAGGACCAGGTCGGCGCCGAACGCGTCGGCGCACTCCTGGAGCTCGTCCAGGCCGTCCCCGACGCCCGCCCGGTCGGCGAGGACCGTGTGGATCGTGAGGTCGGGGGCGTGCTGGGCGAGCACCGCGAGGTGGTCGGCCGGCCCGAACCCGCCGGTCTCCCCCGCCTGCTCGGCGAGGTTGAGCACGACGACGACGCGGGCGTCGGTGGCGACCAGGGCCTCCCGCATCGCCGGGACCATGAGGTGCGGGATCACCGAGGTGAACCACGAGCCCGGGCCGAGCACCACCCAGTCCGCCTCCGCGACGGCGGCCACCGCCTCCGGGCAGGCGGCCGGGTCGGGTGGGTCCAGGGCGATGGAGGTGATCACGCCGCCGGTGGTCGCGACCTCGACCTGACCGCGGACGGCGACGTGGGCGTCGGGGTCCTCGGGCACGAGGCCACGCACCTCGGCGGTGATGTCCATCGGGGTGAGCGCCATGGGCAGCACCCGACCCTTGGCGCCGAGCAGCCGGCCGACGTGGTCCAGGGCGTCGACGTGGTCGCCGAGCAGCTCCCACAGCCCGACGATGAGGAGGTTGCCGACGACATGTCCGCGCATGTCGCCGTCTCCGGCGAAGCGGTGCTGCAGGACGTCGGCCCAGGTGGTGCCCCAGTCGTCGTC from Nocardioides sp. dk884 harbors:
- a CDS encoding glucose-6-phosphate isomerase; the protein is MTRAMAWDETGAIAVSTPAGSPHGEVLDRLVTDRVASRMADRDPTLWGEAAVDEAAKRLHWVGLSQTSRDLVTEISLLGVELRQRGLARLVLCGMGGSSLAPEVICAAAGVEIDVLDSSAPDVVRRAIEDRLGETVVVVSSKSGGTVETDSQRRAYEQAFRDAGIDPAERIVVVTDPGSPLEQSAREAGYRVFLADPEVGGRYSALTAFGLVPSGLAGADIAGLLDQAESVRPALEKDSADNPGLVLGSLLGAANLSGVDKLALAGAGGSYPGLGDWVEQLVAESTGKDGHGILPVVVGSLEAAAETTRHADVLLATYGADSDAAAAVEVVSGWSAHLDLPLGAQMLVWEYATAVAGRVMGINPFDQPDVESAKAAARSMLDGAASSPAPVFTDGPVTVYASDGWLPDGTETVADAVAALLATLDPTHGYLAVQAYLDRHLDAALAETRDRLAVRTGRPVTFGWGPRFLHSTGQYHKGGPATGVFLQVTSAPAADLAVPGRSFTFQEFITAQAVGDGQVLAGHGRPVLRLHVESPAGLDVVRAALG
- the zwf gene encoding glucose-6-phosphate dehydrogenase; this translates as MTWQNPLRDPRDRRLPRIAGPCGLVLFGVTGDLSRKKLMPAIYDLANRGLLPPGFSLVGFARRDWADQDFAQIVHDSVKEHARTEFREEVWEQLSEGVRFVPGSFDDPEAFERLRRTVDELDAARGTDGNHAFYLAIPPGSFGTVAQRLQQHGLADAPDGSWRRVVVEKPFGHDLESARELDRALSEVFPEDSIFRIDHYLGKETVQNILAIRFANSIFEPVWNANYVDHVQITMAEDGGIGGRAGYYDGIGAARDVIQNHLLQLMALVAMEEPPAFDADTLRLEKEKLLSSIELPRRLDLTTARGQYVGGWAGGRKVSGFLEEEGMPAGSTTESYAAVTLHVENRRWAGVPFYLRTGKRLGRRVTEVAVVFKRAPHLPFSESSTEELTQNAIVIRVQPDEGMTVRFGSKVPGTTLEIRDVSMDFAYGGSFTEASPEAYERLILDVLLGDPPLFPRHREVELSWQILDPVLEAWARKGEPDPYPAGSWGPESADAMLARDGRVWRRP
- a CDS encoding glucose-6-phosphate dehydrogenase assembly protein OpcA, yielding MIELTDTTSSAIAAEFVRARTRAGSPAMGMVMTLVVLVDEDDAEDAMRVARQASHEHPARVLGVIIGDGRGRGSVDAQVGIGSGWSGETALIRLGGEVTRHPESVVLPLLLPDSPVVAWWPTDAPEDPAADPLGALATRRITDSASATKARTVALQRQCASYTRGNTDLAWTRLTPWRALLAGALDQQHLTVTGALVGAERHNPSADLLAAWLGSRLKVDVERRATDGPGITEVELETRQGPIRLDRPDGRLATFTSPGRPDRPTALRRRDLPALLAEELRRLDEDEVYAETAEHVLQSGRERA
- the pgl gene encoding 6-phosphogluconolactonase translates to MTEARLVRHEDAATLATAVARALLERLAAVQAEGREPQVVLTGGTIAREVHREVARLTPGSGVDWSRVVVWWGDERFVPAEDPERNAGQAHADLLDHVPVDAAKVFAMASTDTAVTAEEGADVYAAQLAAHCPDGFDVVMLGLGPDAHVASLFPGQPALDVTGRAAVAVHDSPKPPPTRISLTFDALARARAVWLLVSGEGKADAVAQALATPRPARHDVPAAWVGGTDETVFHLDLPAASRLP
- a CDS encoding RNA polymerase-binding protein RbpA, translating into MAGGGSAIRGSRVGAGPMGEAERGEAAARQTVTYHCSNAHHSVVAFAIEAVVPEAWDCPKCGLPASQDAANPPPAPKNEPYKTHLAYVKERRSDKEAADILDEALKLLRTRRKSGDLIF
- the secG gene encoding preprotein translocase subunit SecG, yielding MTTVLSVLLVIASALMILLVLLHKGRGGGLSDMFGGGVSSSLGGSSVAERNLDRFTVGVGVIWFACVIALGLLLAYP
- the tpiA gene encoding triose-phosphate isomerase, translating into MAKSAARVPLMAGNWKMNLNHQEAVVLVQKLAWTLTDKRHDFDKAEVVVVPPFTDLRSVQTLVDGDRLKVKYGAQDVSVHESGAYTGEISAGMLAKLGCSYVVVGHSERREYHAETDAVVAAKAHAAHAAGMTPIVCVGEGLEVRRAGDQVAYTLAQVDGSLDGFTAEQVAGLVIAYEPVWAIGTGEVATPDDAQEVCGAIRARIREVHGDAAADGVRVLYGGSVKAANVAGIMVKEDVDGALVGGASLQAEEFGGICRFYDMPVL
- a CDS encoding phosphoglycerate kinase, translated to MTDNGTLASLIEQGVQGKRVLVRSDLNVPLDGTTITDDGRIRASVPTIRALAEAGARVVVTAHLGRPKGAPDDRYSLRPVAARLGELLGQDVAFATDTVGESARSTVAGLADGQVAVLENVRFNPGETSKDEAERAAFADQLAGLADAFVSDGFGVVHRKQASVYDVAQRLPHAMGGLVQAEVDVLRRLTETPERPYVVVLGGSKVSDKLGVIDNLLGKADKLLIGGGMVFTFLKAQGHEVGKSLLEADQLDVCRSYLERAEQTGVELVLPTDIVVDTTFPTGAAAPQPRVVAATDIPADALGLDIGPESGAAFAAALADARTVFWNGPMGVFEVEEFASGTRAVAEALTKVEGLSVVGGGDSAAAVRTLGFEESAFGHISTGGGASLEYLEGKELPGIKVLED
- the gap gene encoding type I glyceraldehyde-3-phosphate dehydrogenase; this translates as MTVRVGINGFGRIGRNFFRAVRASGLDIEIVGVNDLTDTASLAHLLKYDSILGRLDAEVSSTEDAIKVGDQEIKVSAERDPANLKWGELGVDVVVESTGFFTDATKAKAHIDAGAKKVIISAPASNEDITVVMGVNHEDYDPANHHVISNASCTTNCLGPMAKALHEEFGIVKGLMTTIHAYTADQNLQDNIHKDLRRARAAAINIVPTSTGAAKAIGLVLPELKGKLDGYALRVPTPTGSATDLTFEAGRETTVEEVNAVIKKAADGRFLRYSDAPIVSSDIVTDPASCIFDAPLTKVIGNQVKVVGWYDNEWGYSNRLADLIDYVGKTL
- the whiA gene encoding DNA-binding protein WhiA, with translation MAMTGQVKAELANTQITKTCCRKAEVASLLRFAGGLHIVSGRVVLEAELDTGAAARRLRTDVLEVYGHQADVVMVQGSGLRKGSRYLVRIVKDGEALARQTGLLDQRGRPVRGLPPAVVSGGACDAVAAWRGAFLAHGSLTEPGRSSSLEVTCPGPEAALALVGVARRVGIQAKAREVRGVDRVVIRDGDAIGQLLTRVGAHESLMAWEERRMRREVRATANRLANFDDANLRRSARAAVAAGARVERAMEILGEEIPDHLKLAGALRLEHKQASLEELGQLHDPVLTKDAIAGRIRRLLAMADKRAEELGIPDTEASLTADMLADEG
- a CDS encoding gluconeogenesis factor YvcK family protein, which codes for MSLRAQSVVAFGGGHGLYASLRALRRLVDDLTVDELTAVVTVADNGGSSGRLRGEFGVLPPGDLRMALAALCGDDDWGTTWADVLQHRFAGDGDMRGHVVGNLLIVGLWELLGDHVDALDHVGRLLGAKGRVLPMALTPMDITAEVRGLVPEDPDAHVAVRGQVEVATTGGVITSIALDPPDPAACPEAVAAVAEADWVVLGPGSWFTSVIPHLMVPAMREALVATDARVVVVLNLAEQAGETGGFGPADHLAVLAQHAPDLTIHTVLADRAGVGDGLDELQECADAFGADLVLADVAADDGSPRHDPAKLAAAFARIIEGR